In Callithrix jacchus isolate 240 chromosome 18, calJac240_pri, whole genome shotgun sequence, one DNA window encodes the following:
- the LOC144580199 gene encoding B-cell lymphoma 3 protein homolog produces the protein MHISLPFPKRSSYSCTTALHLACASGCVEVVTLLVNRKCQVDLCDKQIRTPLIQAVHCQEETCAIILLKHGTNPHLKDIYGITALHYAGYNESMLLAEKLLSHDANIEAMDKA, from the exons ATGC ATATTTCACTGCCGTTTCCTAAAAGGTCCTCTTACTCTTGCACTACTGCTCTGCATTTGGCCTGTGCCAGTGGCTGTGTGGAAGTGGTCACTCTCCTGGTGAACAGAAAATGCCAGGTTGACCTTTGTGACAAACAGATCAGAACACCTTTAATACAG GCTGTACATTGCCAGGAAGAGACTTGTGCCATCATTCTGCTGAAACACGGCACCAACCCACATCTTAAAGATATCTATGGCATCACTGCTCTCCATTATGCTGGGTATAATGAGAGTATGTTACTGGCAGAAAAACTACTTTCTCATGATGCAAATATTGAAGCAATGGACAAGGCATAG